From Argopecten irradians isolate NY chromosome 3, Ai_NY, whole genome shotgun sequence:
AAAAGAGATCTGATAtgtagtttttcttttaaacattGTGTTTGTATAGATTGTAGGGTAATAGTTATGTCATTTCCTAACCATTAAAACCCGTAtcttcttcctcctcctcatcgACTTCCACCAAGATTGTAACCGCTTGACTAGAGGTGATGGTGCCCGTTTGTAGCTGTAGATAAAATCGAGGTAGACCGTTTGTTGTGAGGATATACAATATTCCTCCCCTATCACTGTGGTATTACAGTCATATGTCTGAAAGAGCAAAAATGGTCAAAATCTAAATACCAAATCATACCACTCGGTCATATCTTACTAAACTCCATCTAGTCGTCAGCGTCAAAATACAATTTCACACAATTTTCTGACATTGAAATATAGAGATTCTTTTGTTTAATTCACTACTATTGACATTTTGTCAACAACACTGCACGGCAAGTTAAACTTGatgtatttttaaatgaatCATTTTAGGATACATCGTACAATTATATGTTCCCATTTCAATTGAGATTGTTAACGAAGAGATACTATGAATAAACGTATTAAACATGAAGTACCTGGGAGTAATGTTATAACTAGCGAGTCGTTATCACAGCCATATAATTGTTCATAAAGGCAGATATATTAATTAAACTACCACCGCCAAATGGACGGTCTAGACTAAAAGTATCAGTCATGAGGTCAACTCGATTTGAGCTCTAATCATAGTTTGGTCACCAACAAAAGGGCCAAAAAGGCAAAAGGCAAGTGAAATCTTGTGTGAGATCATCAACGAAAGCACCAAAGATGGAATGTCCTGGATGATAGCATGATTGAAGGGTGTCAAGAAGGAAAAAAGTAAAGTCATGGGAAGTGTCATGAACGAAAGGAAAAACATGAACGAAAAGCCCAATCGACAGACTCACTTTATGATGGATTGGGAAGATACTTTTTGCGatgtaaaaaaatgttgttgctTACAAAAAATGACGTAACTGTTGAATTGAAACGTAGAAGCATTCTCATACCTCACCGATTTTAACCATGATCGATTTCATTATCAACTCTTGAAGGTGACAGATTGGGTCTTGTTTTAACCTGACTTTTGCACCAAGTACACACAAACCAATTACACTAACAtacgtctttgcatattacagagttaccgtGTGGGAACGCCTCGGATGTAACTATCGTACATTAAGATCTCGAATGTGACGCCAATCGGAACTACTCAGATATGACAAAAGAGCATCCATTTTGAAACTAGGGAATCGTTCCATATTCTTACACCTATCACATCCAAGGTTATGTTTTATAATTGATATTGTGGGTGTTGGTTGTggcgtcattattttgtgagtggaATTCACGTCGTTTCCTCTAAAACGTATGACGGTACTTCACGCAATCACAATAGCTACCAACAAGGACagaaaactctgtaatatacaaatacagaatattatatttgtcctttgcatttaagaaaacaataatCATTCCCGACAAAAAACTCTTACCCCTCGGTGAATTTCATGAATTCAAACCCAAGGCAAGCATAGGTGTAGACATTCATGAAAGACCCCTCGAGTTTTCATTTCGTTGTCGCGCCCCAATGTAGGGGTTCttttaacatacaaatgaaattACATAGCCACAATGACAATTCGGCAGCAAGACTATGACAAGATGGTAGCCAGGTCAATACAAAGTCAGAATCATCAAGCTTTTGTAAGAATCTGCTCTTTTAAGTTACGGAATATCGAATCATCATATCTTACCTTGTTTTTATGCTTGACTTGAATTTCAAACACGCATTGGTATATGATGAATTGCTCTACTTGCATACAAATGGTCGATTTGTTGTCTGGGGCCGAGAATCCCACAGAACAGTTGGCGGGGAGGTCTGTCCCAGTCCATTTCACATCCAGACTATCACCATGGTCTATAGAGTAAGactgaaaaataaatgtttaattcatATGAAAATATCCCAAACTTCAgatcaaactcaaaacaatagATCATTTGACTGATATGATAATGGTCACTTATAGCTGTTTCCTTTTTGGTTTTTCCAGTCACTCAAAGCCATCGTATTTCGTATGTAATATCAATCTCATATTTATA
This genomic window contains:
- the LOC138317803 gene encoding uncharacterized protein: MTKRKDGVYILVLAVAWLIYLTGASDDTVTVDGTACGQSYSIDHGDSLDVKWTGTDLPANCSVGFSAPDNKSTICMQVEQFIIYQCVFEIQVKHKNKTYDCNTTVIGEEYCISSQQTVYLDFIYSYKRAPSPLVKRLQSWWKSMRRRKKIRVLMGCFLFS